One window from the genome of Methyloradius palustris encodes:
- a CDS encoding DUF6691 family protein, with amino-acid sequence MQLIFAGLSGIIFGLGLILSGMTNPAKVKGFLDITGLWDPSLAFVMGGAILVGVFAFALAKKRGQTILGESISLPDDKQIDRKLVIGALIFGVGWGLAGYCPGPAIASLLSAGLQPVIFTLGMLAGIGLYKIFQSKQT; translated from the coding sequence ATGCAACTAATTTTCGCAGGTCTTTCTGGCATTATTTTTGGGCTTGGTCTCATCTTGTCTGGCATGACCAACCCAGCCAAAGTCAAAGGTTTTCTTGATATTACTGGCCTGTGGGATCCCTCATTAGCTTTTGTGATGGGCGGCGCTATTCTGGTTGGTGTATTTGCATTTGCACTCGCCAAAAAGCGTGGCCAGACTATCCTTGGTGAAAGTATCTCGCTACCAGACGATAAGCAGATAGACCGAAAACTGGTCATTGGGGCATTGATCTTTGGCGTAGGCTGGGGGTTGGCAGGCTACTGCCCTGGGCCTGCGATTGCCTCATTACTCAGCGCCGGCCTGCAACCCGTGATATTCACATTAGGTATGTTGGCAGGTATCGGACTCTATAAAATCTTTCAATCCAAGCAGACTTAA